The Chloroflexota bacterium genome includes a window with the following:
- the pyrR gene encoding bifunctional pyr operon transcriptional regulator/uracil phosphoribosyltransferase PyrR — protein MSEKVIMSAEEIRRALTRIAHEVVEKNRGCQDLVVIGIYTRGVPLARRLAAFIRGIEGVEVPVGALDIGLYRDDLAYLELPPKLRPNDIPADIAGKRIVLVDDVLYTGRSTRAAMDALIDFGRPQSVQLAVLVDRGHRELPIRPDYVGKNLPTSRKEEVEVRLKEVDGSDEVVIVDWARGQPVPEELRHNVSSGRNDHGPSR, from the coding sequence ATGTCTGAAAAAGTAATAATGTCTGCCGAGGAGATAAGGCGGGCGCTAACCCGGATCGCTCATGAGGTTGTGGAGAAGAATCGCGGTTGTCAGGATCTAGTGGTTATTGGGATATATACCAGGGGAGTGCCCCTGGCTAGACGGCTGGCTGCTTTTATAAGGGGCATTGAGGGAGTGGAGGTTCCTGTGGGAGCACTGGACATCGGGCTCTACAGAGATGACCTGGCCTATCTTGAGTTACCTCCTAAGCTTCGACCAAATGATATCCCGGCTGATATCGCTGGCAAACGAATTGTATTGGTAGATGATGTCTTGTATACCGGCAGGAGTACCCGCGCTGCTATGGATGCGCTGATCGATTTCGGGCGCCCGCAATCCGTTCAGTTGGCGGTGCTCGTGGATCGAGGACATCGGGAGTTGCCCATTCGCCCTGACTATGTAGGCAAGAATTTGCCTACCTCAAGAAAGGAGGAGGTGGAAGTGAGGTTGAAAGAGGTGGATGGCAGCGATGAGGTGGTCATTGTGGATTGGGCTAGGGGGCAGCCAGTACCGGAAGAACTGAGGCACAACGTGTCATCTGGGAGGAACGATCATGGGCCTAGCAGGTAG